A DNA window from Ficedula albicollis isolate OC2 chromosome 1, FicAlb1.5, whole genome shotgun sequence contains the following coding sequences:
- the ZNF384 gene encoding zinc finger protein 384 isoform X1 has product MSGSYRAIGRVTCRVLVKMEESHFNSSPYFWPAVPTVSGQIENTMFINKMKEQLLPTEKGCSLAPPHYPALLTVPTSVALPTGISMDSDTKPEQLTPHSQAPVTQNITVVPVQSAGLMTAGPGLVITSPSGSLVTTAASAQTFPISAPMIVSALPPGSQAALQVVPDLSKKGTTTLTEGGGGGGVAPKPPRGRKKKRLQESGLPEMSDPFVLTNEDDEDQHKDGKTYRCRMCSLTFYSKSEMQIHSKSHTETKPHKCPHCSKSFANSSYLAQHIRIHSGAKPYTCSYCQKAFRQLSHLQQHTRIHSKLHTAIVKPHKCPHCSKSFANTSYLAQHLRIHSGAKPYTCRYCQKAFRQLSHLQQHTRIHTGDRPYKCAHPGCEKAFTQLSNLQSHRRQHNKDKPFKCHNCHRAYTDAASLEVHLATHTVKHAKVYTCSICSRAYTSETYLMKHMRKHNIPDPQQQVVQAQAQASQQQQHFQPQGGGAAGGPSGDTNQPNPPPQCSFDLTPYKTSEHHKDICLTVSTSAIQVEHLSSS; this is encoded by the exons ATGTCTGGTAGTTATAGAGCAATTGGAAGGGTTACGTGCAGAGTTCTGGTAAA GATGGAAGAATCTCATTTCAACTCCTCCCCGTACTTctggccagcagtgcccaccGTCTCGGGACAG ATTGAGAACACCATGTTCATTAACAAGATGAAGGAGCAGCTGTTGCCCACAGAgaagggctgcagcctggctccccCCCACTACCCTGCCTTGCTGACAGTCCCCACCTCTGTGGCCCTGCCCACTGGTATCTCCATGGACTCGGACACCAAGCCGGAGCAGCTGACACCACACAGCCAAGCCCCTGTGACTCAGAACATCACCGTGGTACCAGTGCAGTCTGCTGGGCTCATGACAGCAG GTCCTGGTCTGGTGATAACTTCCCCGTCAGGTTCTCTGGTGACCACAGCCGCCTCTGCCCAAACCTTTCCCATCTCAGCTCCCATGATTGTCTCTGCGCTACCCCCTGGctcccaggcagccctgcaggtggtTCCAGACCTGTCCAAGAAAGGGACAACCACCCTCACTGAAGGTGGCGGGGGCGGGGGAGTTGCCCCCAAACCACCCCGAGGCCGGAAGAAGAAACGATTGCAGGAGTCGGGGCTGCCAGAGATGAGCGACCCCTTTGTGCTGACaaatgaggatgatgaggacCAGCACAAGGATGGCAAGACATACAG GTGCCGGATGTGTTCGCTGACCTTCTACTCCAAGTCGGAGATGCAGATCCACTCCAAGTCCCACACGGAGACAAAGCCACACAAGTGTCCTCACTGCTCCAAGAGCTTCGCCAACAGCTCCTACCTGGCCCAGCACATTCGTATCCACTCAGGGGCCAAGCCCTACACGTGCAGCTACTGCCAGAAGGCCTTCCGCCAGCtctcccacctgcagcagcacacacg GATCCACTCCAAGCTCCACACGGCGATTGTCAAGCCGCACAAGTGTCCTCACTGCTCCAAGAGCTTCGCCAACACATCCTACCTGGCCCAGCACCTCCGCATCCACTCGGGGGCCAAGCCCTACACCTGCCGCTACTGCCAGAAGGCCTTCCGCCAGCtctcccacctgcagcagcacacacg TATCCACACCGGGGACCGACCCTACAAATGTGCTCACCCTGGGTGTGAAAAGGCTTTCACCCAGCTTTCCAACTTGCAG TCCCACAGACGGCAGCACAACAAAGACAAACCTTTCAAGTGCCACAACTGCCACCGTGCGTACACGGATGCTGCCTCGTTGGAGGTACACCTGGCTACGCACACGGTGAAACACGCCAAGGTCTACACCTGCTCCATCTGCAGCCGGGCCTACACCTCG GAGACGTACCTGATGAAGCACATGAGGAAACACAACATCCCTgacccacagcagcaggtggTTCAGGCACAAGCCCAGGCctcgcagcagcagcagcacttccagccgCAGGGCGGGGGGGCAGCAGGGGGCCCTTCTGGAGACACTAACCAACCCAACCCTCCCCCCCAGTGCTCCTTTGACCTGACTCCTTACAAGACTTCAGAGCATCACAAGGACATCTGCCTCACTGTCAGCACCAGCGCCATCCAAGTGGAGCACCTCTCCAGCTCCTAG
- the ZNF384 gene encoding zinc finger protein 384 isoform X3, whose product MSGSYRAIGRVTCRVLVKMEESHFNSSPYFWPAVPTVSGQIENTMFINKMKEQLLPTEKGCSLAPPHYPALLTVPTSVALPTGISMDSDTKPEQLTPHSQAPVTQNITVVPVQSAGLMTAGPGLVITSPSGSLVTTAASAQTFPISAPMIVSALPPGSQAALQVVPDLSKKGTTTLTEGGGGGGVAPKPPRGRKKKRLQESGLPEMSDPFVLTNEDDEDQHKDGKTYRCRMCSLTFYSKSEMQIHSKSHTETKPHKCPHCSKSFANSSYLAQHIRIHSGAKPYTCSYCQKAFRQLSHLQQHTRIHTGDRPYKCAHPGCEKAFTQLSNLQSHRRQHNKDKPFKCHNCHRAYTDAASLEVHLATHTVKHAKVYTCSICSRAYTSETYLMKHMRKHNIPDPQQQVVQAQAQASQQQQHFQPQGGGAAGGPSGDTNQPNPPPQCSFDLTPYKTSEHHKDICLTVSTSAIQVEHLSSS is encoded by the exons ATGTCTGGTAGTTATAGAGCAATTGGAAGGGTTACGTGCAGAGTTCTGGTAAA GATGGAAGAATCTCATTTCAACTCCTCCCCGTACTTctggccagcagtgcccaccGTCTCGGGACAG ATTGAGAACACCATGTTCATTAACAAGATGAAGGAGCAGCTGTTGCCCACAGAgaagggctgcagcctggctccccCCCACTACCCTGCCTTGCTGACAGTCCCCACCTCTGTGGCCCTGCCCACTGGTATCTCCATGGACTCGGACACCAAGCCGGAGCAGCTGACACCACACAGCCAAGCCCCTGTGACTCAGAACATCACCGTGGTACCAGTGCAGTCTGCTGGGCTCATGACAGCAG GTCCTGGTCTGGTGATAACTTCCCCGTCAGGTTCTCTGGTGACCACAGCCGCCTCTGCCCAAACCTTTCCCATCTCAGCTCCCATGATTGTCTCTGCGCTACCCCCTGGctcccaggcagccctgcaggtggtTCCAGACCTGTCCAAGAAAGGGACAACCACCCTCACTGAAGGTGGCGGGGGCGGGGGAGTTGCCCCCAAACCACCCCGAGGCCGGAAGAAGAAACGATTGCAGGAGTCGGGGCTGCCAGAGATGAGCGACCCCTTTGTGCTGACaaatgaggatgatgaggacCAGCACAAGGATGGCAAGACATACAG GTGCCGGATGTGTTCGCTGACCTTCTACTCCAAGTCGGAGATGCAGATCCACTCCAAGTCCCACACGGAGACAAAGCCACACAAGTGTCCTCACTGCTCCAAGAGCTTCGCCAACAGCTCCTACCTGGCCCAGCACATTCGTATCCACTCAGGGGCCAAGCCCTACACGTGCAGCTACTGCCAGAAGGCCTTCCGCCAGCtctcccacctgcagcagcacacacg TATCCACACCGGGGACCGACCCTACAAATGTGCTCACCCTGGGTGTGAAAAGGCTTTCACCCAGCTTTCCAACTTGCAG TCCCACAGACGGCAGCACAACAAAGACAAACCTTTCAAGTGCCACAACTGCCACCGTGCGTACACGGATGCTGCCTCGTTGGAGGTACACCTGGCTACGCACACGGTGAAACACGCCAAGGTCTACACCTGCTCCATCTGCAGCCGGGCCTACACCTCG GAGACGTACCTGATGAAGCACATGAGGAAACACAACATCCCTgacccacagcagcaggtggTTCAGGCACAAGCCCAGGCctcgcagcagcagcagcacttccagccgCAGGGCGGGGGGGCAGCAGGGGGCCCTTCTGGAGACACTAACCAACCCAACCCTCCCCCCCAGTGCTCCTTTGACCTGACTCCTTACAAGACTTCAGAGCATCACAAGGACATCTGCCTCACTGTCAGCACCAGCGCCATCCAAGTGGAGCACCTCTCCAGCTCCTAG
- the ZNF384 gene encoding zinc finger protein 384 isoform X2 has translation MEESHFNSSPYFWPAVPTVSGQIENTMFINKMKEQLLPTEKGCSLAPPHYPALLTVPTSVALPTGISMDSDTKPEQLTPHSQAPVTQNITVVPVQSAGLMTAGPGLVITSPSGSLVTTAASAQTFPISAPMIVSALPPGSQAALQVVPDLSKKGTTTLTEGGGGGGVAPKPPRGRKKKRLQESGLPEMSDPFVLTNEDDEDQHKDGKTYRCRMCSLTFYSKSEMQIHSKSHTETKPHKCPHCSKSFANSSYLAQHIRIHSGAKPYTCSYCQKAFRQLSHLQQHTRIHSKLHTAIVKPHKCPHCSKSFANTSYLAQHLRIHSGAKPYTCRYCQKAFRQLSHLQQHTRIHTGDRPYKCAHPGCEKAFTQLSNLQSHRRQHNKDKPFKCHNCHRAYTDAASLEVHLATHTVKHAKVYTCSICSRAYTSETYLMKHMRKHNIPDPQQQVVQAQAQASQQQQHFQPQGGGAAGGPSGDTNQPNPPPQCSFDLTPYKTSEHHKDICLTVSTSAIQVEHLSSS, from the exons ATGGAAGAATCTCATTTCAACTCCTCCCCGTACTTctggccagcagtgcccaccGTCTCGGGACAG ATTGAGAACACCATGTTCATTAACAAGATGAAGGAGCAGCTGTTGCCCACAGAgaagggctgcagcctggctccccCCCACTACCCTGCCTTGCTGACAGTCCCCACCTCTGTGGCCCTGCCCACTGGTATCTCCATGGACTCGGACACCAAGCCGGAGCAGCTGACACCACACAGCCAAGCCCCTGTGACTCAGAACATCACCGTGGTACCAGTGCAGTCTGCTGGGCTCATGACAGCAG GTCCTGGTCTGGTGATAACTTCCCCGTCAGGTTCTCTGGTGACCACAGCCGCCTCTGCCCAAACCTTTCCCATCTCAGCTCCCATGATTGTCTCTGCGCTACCCCCTGGctcccaggcagccctgcaggtggtTCCAGACCTGTCCAAGAAAGGGACAACCACCCTCACTGAAGGTGGCGGGGGCGGGGGAGTTGCCCCCAAACCACCCCGAGGCCGGAAGAAGAAACGATTGCAGGAGTCGGGGCTGCCAGAGATGAGCGACCCCTTTGTGCTGACaaatgaggatgatgaggacCAGCACAAGGATGGCAAGACATACAG GTGCCGGATGTGTTCGCTGACCTTCTACTCCAAGTCGGAGATGCAGATCCACTCCAAGTCCCACACGGAGACAAAGCCACACAAGTGTCCTCACTGCTCCAAGAGCTTCGCCAACAGCTCCTACCTGGCCCAGCACATTCGTATCCACTCAGGGGCCAAGCCCTACACGTGCAGCTACTGCCAGAAGGCCTTCCGCCAGCtctcccacctgcagcagcacacacg GATCCACTCCAAGCTCCACACGGCGATTGTCAAGCCGCACAAGTGTCCTCACTGCTCCAAGAGCTTCGCCAACACATCCTACCTGGCCCAGCACCTCCGCATCCACTCGGGGGCCAAGCCCTACACCTGCCGCTACTGCCAGAAGGCCTTCCGCCAGCtctcccacctgcagcagcacacacg TATCCACACCGGGGACCGACCCTACAAATGTGCTCACCCTGGGTGTGAAAAGGCTTTCACCCAGCTTTCCAACTTGCAG TCCCACAGACGGCAGCACAACAAAGACAAACCTTTCAAGTGCCACAACTGCCACCGTGCGTACACGGATGCTGCCTCGTTGGAGGTACACCTGGCTACGCACACGGTGAAACACGCCAAGGTCTACACCTGCTCCATCTGCAGCCGGGCCTACACCTCG GAGACGTACCTGATGAAGCACATGAGGAAACACAACATCCCTgacccacagcagcaggtggTTCAGGCACAAGCCCAGGCctcgcagcagcagcagcacttccagccgCAGGGCGGGGGGGCAGCAGGGGGCCCTTCTGGAGACACTAACCAACCCAACCCTCCCCCCCAGTGCTCCTTTGACCTGACTCCTTACAAGACTTCAGAGCATCACAAGGACATCTGCCTCACTGTCAGCACCAGCGCCATCCAAGTGGAGCACCTCTCCAGCTCCTAG